The Pungitius pungitius chromosome 10, fPunPun2.1, whole genome shotgun sequence genome has a window encoding:
- the LOC119228329 gene encoding cytochrome P450 2J2-like yields the protein MIFQALFDCMDFTSWLLLTLATLLVTDVVRNWRPHSFPPGPWALPFLGNIFTGVDFKTIEKLAQQYGPVFSLRKGSARMVFVSGHKMVKEALVNKMDSFVDRPVIPLFHKTFKGIGIAMSNGYLWKQQRRFANTHLRYFGEGQRSLEKYIQVESSFLCEAFKEEQKAPFNPQYTITTAVGNIISSVLFGQRFEYSDQSFRKVLELDNEAVLLAGSPLAQLYDVFPGLLEHLPGPHQTLHRNYKEIMAFLEKQVDKHREEWNPEDPRDFIDVYLAEMEKKKQDPQAGFNIETLLVCTLDLIEAGTESSATTLRWALVYMMHYPEIQEKVQAEIDRVIGESRQPSAADRPNMPFTDAVIHEIQRMGNIVPMGFPKMATKDATLGGYLIPKGTSVTTALGSVLFDKNEWATPGTFNPEHFLDSEGRFRRREAFLPFSAGKRACVGEHLARMELFLFFTALLQRFTFSPVPGEMPSLEGVMGFTYSPEKFRILALPR from the exons ATGATTTTTCAAGCGCTTTTTGATTGTATGGACTTTACCAGCTGGTTGCTGTTGACTTTAGCCACGTTACTTGTGACGGATGTCGTCAGAAACTGGAGACCACACAGCTTTCCACCAGGACCGTGGGCGCTGCCTTTTCTAGGAAACATCTTCACAGGAGTTGACTTCAAAACAATAGAGAAG CTTGCTCAGCAGTACGGTCCAGTGTTCAGCTTGAGGAAAGGCAGCGCGAGGATGGTGTTCGTCTCTGGCCACAAGATGGTCAAAGAGGCTCTCGTCAACAAGATGGACAGCTTCGTTGATCGACCTGTTATTCCTCTCTTCCACAAAACCTTCAAGGGGATTG GTATAGCTATGAGCAATGGTTACCTCtggaagcagcagaggaggttTGCCAACACTCACCTGCGTTACTTCGgagagggtcagaggtcgctGGAAAAATACATTCAGGTTGAAAGCAGCTTCTTGTGTGAAGCTTTTAAAGAGGAACAAA AAGCACCGTTCAACCCCCAATACACCATAACGACCGCAGTGGGCAACATCATCTCCTCGGTGCTCTTCGGACAGCGCTTTGAATACAGCGATCAGAGCTTCCGTAAGGTTCTGGAGCTGGACAACGAGGCCGTCCTGCTCGCCGGCTCTCCTCTAGCTCAG CTGTATGATGTGTTCCCCGGCTTGCTGGAGCACCTGCCGGGACCTCACCAGACTCTCCACAGAAACTACAAGGAGATCATGGCTTTTCTGGAAAAGCAAGTAGACAAGCACCGGGAAGAGTGGAACCCCGAAGACCCCCGGGATTTCATCGACGTATACCTGGCAGAGATGGAAAAG AAAAAGCAGGATCCCCAGGCGGGCTTTAACATCGAAACCCTGCTGGTTTGCACTCTCGACCTGATTGAGGCTGGgaccgaatcaagtgccaccaCTTTACGCTGGGCCCTCGTCTACATGATGCACTACCCAGAGATACAAG AGAAAGTCCAGGCAGAGATCGACAGAGTGATCGGAGAGTCTCGTCAGCCCAGCGCGGCCGACCGACCCAACATGCCCTTTACAGACGCCGTCATCCACGAGATTCAAAGGATGGGGAACATTGTTCCTATGGGATTCCCCAAAATGGCCACTAAAGACGCTACATTGGGAGGATATTTAATACCCAAA gGCACAAGTGTGACGACAGCTCTCGGATCCGTGCTCTTTGATAAGAACGAGTGGGCGACTCCTGGCACCTTCAATCCTGAGCATTTCTTGGATTCAGAGGGCCGGTTCCGCAGAAGAGAGGCCTTTCTACCGTTTTCTGCAG GTAAACGTGCGTGTGTAGGAGAACATCTGGCCAGGATGGAGCTGTTCCTTTTCTTTACGGCTCTCCTCCAACGCTTCACCTTCTCTCCTGTTCCTGGAGAAATGCCCAGCCTGGAGGGAGTGATGGGCTTCACCTATTCCCCTGAAAAGTTCCGGATCCTGGCTCTGCCTCGCTAA
- the tyw5 gene encoding tRNA wybutosine-synthesizing protein 5, translated as MELQEKIPVRIFTEVDKDVFLRDIYPERRPAVLRGLCLGPCLEKWTVEYLGERGGDKEVKIHVSTQPQMDFLHKNFAYKTLPFKEFVKRASERKHSDFFLCEDESYYLRSLGEDVRKEPADLSKQFPDLAQDFHIPQYFEPHQFFSSVFRISSCGLQLWTHYDVMDNLLAQVTGRKRVALYSPQDALHLYLSGDKSEVLDIECPDLNQFPEFVKAKRYDCVLEPGDLLFIPALWFHNTLALQFGVGVNVFWRHLPADSYDRKDPYGNKDPVAATRALQALEKALHTLDQLPEDYRDFYGRRMVQRVQKRTYCDGPSSTITQDSAANSPNPDEVIEKSTNKTSAWHSCHA; from the exons ATGGAGCTTCAGGAGAAAATACCTGTTCGGATATTTACAGAAGTAGATAAGGACGTGTTTCTGCGAGATATCTACCCGGAG CGCAGACCAGCCGTCCTGAGAGGCTTGTGTCTGGGACcatgtctggagaagtggacgGTGGAGTATctgggagagagaggtggagacaAGGAGGTGAAGATCCACGTGTCCACTCAACCACAGATGGACTTCCTCCACAAAAACTTTGCATACAA GACTCTGCCATTCAAAGAGTTTGTGAAAAGGGCATCTGAAAGGAAGCACTCTGACTTCTTCTTGTGTGAG GATGAGAGCTATTACCTTCGATCCCTGGGAGAGGACGTTCGAAAG GAGCCGGCTGATCTGAGCAAACAGTTCCCGGACTTGGCGCAAGATTTTCACATCCCACAGTACTTTGAACCCCATCAGTTCTTCTCCAGTGTCTTCCGCATCAGCTCGTGTGGTCTGCAGCTGTGGACGCACTATGAC GTGATGGACAACCTGCTGGCTCAGGtgacagggaggaagagagtgGCTCTTTATAGCCCCCAAGATGCATTGCACCTCTACCTGTCAG GGGATAAATCTGAGGTACTGGACATCGAATGCCCAGACCTGAATCAGTTTCCTGAGTTTGTGAAAGCAAAAAGATATGACTGTGTGCTGGAACCCGGGGATCTGCTCTTCATACCTG CGCTGTGGTTCCACAACACGCTGGCCCTGCAGTTTGGAGTTGGCGTCAATGTGTTCTGGCGCCACCTTCCTGCCGACAGCTACGACCGAAAGGACCCGTACGGTAACAAAGATCCCGTCGCCGCGACTCGGGCCCTTCAGGCGCTAGAGAAGGCGCTGCACACTCTGGACCAGCTGCCAGAAGATTATCGGGACTTTTACGGACGCCGGATGGTCCAACGCGTCCAAAAGCGGACGTACTGTGACGGTCCGTCCAGCACGATTACACAGGACTCTGCAGCCAATTCGCCAAACCCAGATGAGGTTATAGAGAAATCAACCAATAAAACATCAGCGTGGCACTCATGTCATGCTTAG
- the maip1 gene encoding m-AAA protease-interacting protein 1, mitochondrial: protein MALPMLRGCHRFPSTLSFTRLCLNDSVILNRTGKRPLPSPCLAAVVEAVRPYSSNRGGQNQNQKVVVLGIPNPFIWFRTRIYYFLIRAYFDNEFNVEEFAVGAKQAFTHVSGLLSQCHFEALEGLVATDLIIKLKEKCNALPSSHKKALSADADDIMYTTPGDVGIYYDDDGRKFVSILMRFWYLTNARLPEDTLEGTRVFQVAISGEGEADTKRLLSANYEFQREFTKGVPPEWTITKIEHSKLLD from the exons ATGGCGCTGCCCATGTTAAGAGGTTGTCACAGATTTCCATCAACGTTAAGCTTTACTCGTCTGTGTTTGAATGACAGTGTCATCCTGAACCGGACCGGTAAACGACCGCTACCTTCTCCGTGCCTGGCCGCTGTGGTAGAAGCGGTCCGCCCGTACAGCTCCAACCGCGGCGGACAGAACCAAAACCAGAAGGTGGTGGTCCTGGGCATCCCCAATCCGTTTATCTGGTTCCGCACCAGAATCTACTACTTTCTGATTCGGGCTTACTTTGATAACGAGTTCAACGTTGAAGAGTTCGCGGTTGGAGCGAAGCAG GCCTTCACCCATGTCTCCGGACTGCTGTCTCAGTGTCACTTTGAAGCTTTGGAAGGGCTGGTGGCTACGGAC TTGATTATAAAGCTGAAGGAAAAATGCAACGCGCTGCCATCGAGCCACAAGAAAGCTCTCTCTGCAGACGCCGATGACATCATGTACACAACCCCTGGAGACGTGGGGATCTACTATGATGATGATG GGAGAAAATTTGTCAGCATTCTGATGCGTTTCTGGTATCTGACAAACGCACGTCTTCCTGAAGACACCCTGGAGGGAACTCGCGTCTTTCAGGTGGCCATaagtggagagggagaggcagacacAAAGAGACTCCTCAGTGCAAACTATGA ATTCCAAAGGGAGTTCACTAAGGGGGTGCCTCCAGAATGGACCATTACAAAGATTGAGCACTCCAAGCTTTTGGATTGA
- the pgap1 gene encoding GPI inositol-deacylase, whose protein sequence is MKLAAVAFYGFALGLLAVGLRELLTGFEENRCSMTYMFEYPEYRRVALPRRVARLYPAYGLYLYGEGLYAQETRALKLTGAPVLFLPGNAGSHKQARSLGSVALRKAENVEDGLHFNVFTVDFNEELVALYGGSLLRQTHFLHESIKAILRLYKHLKSPPQSVVLVGHSMGGVLARALFTLPRFNTNLVGLIVTQASPHLAPVLALDPYLLDFYSAVRQKWVNQAKKLRNVTVLSVGGGYRDYQVRSGLTSLPCTPGDPNKLSLVATAVPRTWVSTDHLSIVWCKELVLATVRAFFDLIDPETRQFTVNPEKKMAVLKHHFVRHPVRMLGETEDISISDFPDEWSEVNTLRLAYSTPKEGQVKYFRFALSSRRKAYSHFYCRSNNMEMTSWVYGCVHKNSSSCVHAEDLSTETELLPPYKILILSLSDLASFTHLVVSASNLNGKQFTVECEWQRQESQTLSVPVPHVLSFGFTVSDVSLNSSGLLHTIKLQHFHQVYQAFRITVASQCKVNKDRLPNVYRIHVPWFGEDSLTTVSVPSVTEFSGMLHTSRPDNSSGVLLQLHTAPNCQYKVSVRTSLPRVLGQILRFCGPMVPVYTAVTLLQACGGQLSSILNRRRAADMSLVVAKGLQPHKVNLPVYLVHILLGCSWFQEVWSFLYFPPMDALPPTQPDVGSPEGVPPVEEWPFLLSPLLYILGATVAYWGSTLLRFIMRLISVILAPLHRPSVTRDCGTLQLRTQLLVTLCLIVMGGVSCGALAIFAAFLLHFYRLLRLQMTERSLSHMLNLAPEKHKIAENGTVDSESLRKSKECNGAPLLSECALQEVRDDLQLHLCLSALSTLPVMLIAPSLIHWIRNLRYSTQLDPDPCWPSSVPLIIVYILLINCNTLKISNSKLLPLMSCLPLPLSIAMVTFSPLHLYRVTHFLLAALVPVALCCML, encoded by the exons ATGAAACTCGCCGCTGTGGCCTTTTACGGATTCGCTCTGGGGCTTCTAGCGGTTGGCCTGCGAGAGTTGCTGACTGGCTTCGAGGAGAACCGATGCAGTATGACCTACATGTTCGAGTACCCGGAGTACCGG CGCGTTGCTCTGCCTCGTCGGGTGGCCAGGCTGTACCCAGCATACGGCCTCTACCTGTACGGGGAGGGTCTGTATGCCCAGGAGACCCGCGCCCTCAAACTCACCGGTGCCCCTGTGCTCTTCCTGCCTGGAAACGCAGGCAGCCACAAACAAG CTCGCTCCCTGGGCTCGGTGGCTTTGAGGAAGGCTGAAAACGTTGAGGACGGTCTCCACTTCAACGTGTTCACTGTGGACTTCAACGAGGAGCTGGTGGCCCTCTATGGCGGCAGTCTGCTCAGGCAGACCCACTTCCTGCATGAGAGCATTAAGGCCATCCTGAGGCTCTACAAG CACCTGAAGTCCCCCCCTCAGAGTGTGGTGCTGGTTGGTCACTCCATGGGCGGAGTGCTGGCCCGGGCGCTCTTCACTTTGCCCCGCTTCAACACCAATCTGGTCGGCCTCATTGTTACCCAGGCCTCCCCCCACCTGGCTCCGGTGCTGGCCCTGGACCCGTACCTGCTGG ATTTCTACTCTGCAGTCAGACAGAAGTGGGTGAACCAGGCAAAAAAGCTCAGGAACGTCACAGTTCTGTCTGTTGGGGGCGGTTACCGTGACTACCAAGTCCGCTCCGGCCTGACATCCCTGCCTTGTACCCCAGGAGACCCCAATAAGCTGTCCCTAGTG GCAACTGCTGTTCCCAGGACTTGGGTGTCCACTGACCATCTGTCCATCGTTTG GTGCAAAGAGCTTGTTCTCGCTACTGTTCGGGCCTTCTTTGACCTCATCGATCCTGAAACCAGACAG TTCACAGTTAACCCGGAGAAGAAAATGGCTGTACTAAAACATCACTTCGTCAGACACCCTGTCCGGATGCTGGGAGAAACTGAAGACATCTCCATCTCAG attttcctGATGAATGGAGTGAAGTTAACACACTGCGCCTGGCTTACAGCACACCGAAG GAAGGACAGGTCAAGTACTTTCGGTTTGCCCTGTCGAGTCGCAGGAAAGCCTACAGCCATTTCTACTGCCGGAGCAACAACATG GAGATGACAAGCTGGGTGTACGGCTGCGTGCACAAGAACAGCTCTTCATG TGTGCATGCAGAGGATCTGTCTACGGAAACTGAGCTTCTGCCCCCCTACAAG ATCCTGATTCTGAGTCTGAGTGATTTGGCTTCATTTACTCATCTCGTTGTTTCTGCCTCCAACCTCAACGGCAAGCAG TTCACGGTGGAATGCGAGTGGCAGAGACAAGAGTCTCAGACTCTGTCCGTCCCAGTGCCACATGTCCTGTCCTTCG GTTTCACCGTCAGCGACGTTTCTCTCAACTCGTCTGGACTTCTTCACACCATCAAGCTGCAGCACTTTCATCAG GTCTATCAGGCTTTCCGAATTACTGTTGCAAGCCAGTGCAAAGTAAATAAAG ATCGACTGCCCAATGTGTACAGAATCCACGTGCCGTGGTTTGGAGAGGACTCTTTAACCACAGTCAG TGTGCCATCAGTGACCGAATTCTCAGGGATGCTCCACACAAGTCGTCCGGACAACTCCTCAGGTGTCCTCCTTCAGCTCCACACTGCTCCCAACTGCCAGTATAAG GTGTCAGTGAGGACTTCACTACCCCGGGTGCTGGGACAG ATACTTCGGTTCTGTGGTCCCATGGTGCCGGTGTACACAGCTGTAACTCTGCTCCAGGCCTGTGGGGGGCAGCTGTCCTCCATCCTGAATAGGAGGCGAGCTGCAGACATGAGCCTGGTGGTCGCCAAAGGCCTGCAGCCGCACAAAGTCAATCTGCCTGTCTATCTTGTGCACATCTTACTTGG CTGCAGCTGGTTTCAAGAGGTCTGGTCATTTCTTTACTTCCCCCCTATGGATGCCCTCCCTCCAACCCAGCCTGATGTTGGATCTCCTGAAGGCGTGCCTCCAGTGGAAGAATGGCCCTTCCTTCTGTCCCCCTTACTTTACATCTTGGGAGCAACCGTGGCATACTGGGGCAGCACACTCCTCCGTTTCATCATGCGCCTGATATCAGTAATATTAGCTCCACTGCACAG GCCATCTGTCACTAGAGACTGTGGCACCCTGCAACTCCGGACCCAGCTCCTCGTCACTCTGTGTCTGATAGTTATGGGAGGGGTGTCCTGTGGGGCGCTGGCTATCTTTGCTGCCTTTCTGCTCCACTTTTACCGG TTACTGCGGCTGCAGATGACTGAAAGGTCCTTGAGTCACATGCTGAATCTG GCCCCCGAGAAGCACAAGATAGCTGAGAACGGCACAGTCGATTCAGAATCTCTGCGCAAGTCTAAAGAATGCAATGGTGCCCCCCTGCTGTCTGAGTGTGCTCTGCAGGAGGTCAGGGACGATTTGCAGCTCCATCTCTGCCTGTCGGCGCTATCCACACTCCCAGTGATGCTCATCGCACCCTCACTCATCCACTGGATCCGCAACCTGAG GTATTCCACCCAGCTAGATCCTGACCCTTGCTGGCCAAGCAGTGTGCCTCTGATCATTGTGTACATCCTGCTGATAAACTGCAACACCTTAAAAATCAGCAACAG CAAACTCCTGCCTCTGATGtcctgcctccccctccccttgtcCATCGCCATGGTGACCTTCTCTCCGCTGCACCTCTACAGAGTCACCCACTTCCTATTGGCGGCACTCGTCCCTGTAGCCTTGTGCTGCATGCTCTGA